In the Topomyia yanbarensis strain Yona2022 chromosome 3, ASM3024719v1, whole genome shotgun sequence genome, one interval contains:
- the LOC131690688 gene encoding matrix metalloproteinase-2 isoform X1 → MPVQVRRTSCTIYFDNCLVNQSMVELDAGQVRRVLHEALDLWSQNANLTFREVYSSEADIQVLFARQFHGDGYRFDGPGKILAHAFYPGTGIGGDAHFDEEETWLLNEPLGSDGTRLFDVAVHEFGHSLGLGHSSVKEAIMFPWHHVSYRGKDSIPEDDRLGIQGIYGPKKKTYGRNPERNTPSTTTTTTTTTPIPPRRPSTKRYYLRKDHNGHPWEDLPENNPVHPWKTTTTSTTTEIPRRRVYYPDKPRGVGTDYPTRRIHHEERPYPREPDTETPRHVTTPTKVHHHHHHHHHGTHHPITRPPLPRIPNPCDTSYDAITLIRNELFIFKDRYLWRIFENDVQNRPPIEIDRMFFGLPRDFTRIDSVYENKHQKIVFFIGKQYYVFNSQHLEPGYPKPLTHLGLPESIDRIDASLVWSYNNRTYLYSGRLYWRFDEDANHVELDYPRDMSMWKGVGYNIDSAFQNRDGKTYFFKGKGYWRFNDLRMSVDHAEPHPSAHEWMKCQRLPKQREPMVDITTEDQQQVSGTTITARWTAGRTTLLLLLLVLVSLNRTRL, encoded by the exons TTTGGTGAACCAATCGATGGTCGAACTGGACGCCGGACAGGTCAGGCGAGTTCTGCACGAAGCATTGGATCTGTGGTCTCAGAATGCAAATCTTACCTTCCGCGAGGTATACAGCAGTGAAGCAGATATCCAGGTTCTATTTGCGCGTCAGTTTCATGGAGATGGTTACAGGTTTGATGGACCGGGTAAAATTCTTGCTCACGCCTTCTACCCAGGAACCGGCATCGGCGGCGATGCCCATTTTGACGAGGAAGAAACCTGGCTCCTCAATGAGCCACTTGGAAGCGATG GTACCCGTCTTTTTGACGTCGCCGTTCACGAGTTCGGCCACTCGCTAGGGTTGGGTCATTCATCCGTGAAAGAAGCGATCATGTTCCCTTGGCACCACGTTTCCTACCGTGGCAAAGACTCCATTCCGGAAGACGATCGATTGGGAATTCAAGGCATCTACGGTCCGAAGAAAAAGACTTACGGTCGCAATCCTGAGCGAAACACTCCTTCAACCACTACTACCACGACCACGACAACCCCTATTCCTCCTCGTCGACCATCCACCAAACGGTACTATCTCCGAAAAGACCACAATGGGCACCCATGGGAAGATCTACCCGAAAACAATCCGGTGCATCCGTGGAAAACTACTACTACAAGCACTACCACCGAGATACCTCGGCGTCGCGTTTACTATCCGGACAAACCACGTGGTGTGGGAACGGATTACCCAACCCGTCGAATCCATCACGAGGAACGACCTTATCCCAGAGAACCAGATACAGAAACACCACGACACGTTACAACACCCACCAAAGTCCACcaccaccatcatcatcaccatcacgGAACGCATCATCCGATCACACGACCACCGCTACCGCGGATTCCGAATCCATGCGATACAAGCTATGATGCCATCACACTGATCCGCAACGAGCTCTTCATTTTCAAGGATCGATACTTATGGCGAATCTTCGAGAATGATGTTCAAAATCGACCTCCGATCGAAATCGATCGAATGTTCTTCGGACTGCCGCGTGACTTCACGAGAATCGACAGTGTGTACGAGAATAAACACCAGAAGATTGTGTTCTTCATAG GAAAGCAATACTACGTGTTCAATTCACAACATCTGGAACCGGGATATCCGAAACCGTTGACACATCTAGGACTTCCGGAAAGCATAGATCGAATCGATGCATCACTCGTCTGGAGCTACAACAACCGAACATATCTGTACAGTGGTCGTCTTTACTGGAG ATTCGATGAAGACGCAAACCACGTCGAGCTGGACTACCCGCGGGACATGTCGATGTGGAAGGGCGTCGGGTACAACATCGATTCGGCATTCCAGAACCGCGACGGCAAAACGTACTTCTTCAAGGGCAAAGGCTACTGGCGGTTCAACGATCTGCGCATGAGCGTCGATCATGCCGAACCACACCCGTCTGCCCACGAGTGGATGAAGTGTCAGCGGTTACCGAAACAGCGGGAACCAATGGTTGACATTACTACCGAAGATCAGCAGCAAGTCAGTGGAACAACCATCACTGCCAGGTGGACTGCGGGAAGGACCAccctactgctgctgctgctagttTTAGTTAGCTTGAATCGAACGCGTCTATAG
- the LOC131690688 gene encoding matrix metalloproteinase-2 isoform X2, whose protein sequence is MVELDAGQVRRVLHEALDLWSQNANLTFREVYSSEADIQVLFARQFHGDGYRFDGPGKILAHAFYPGTGIGGDAHFDEEETWLLNEPLGSDGTRLFDVAVHEFGHSLGLGHSSVKEAIMFPWHHVSYRGKDSIPEDDRLGIQGIYGPKKKTYGRNPERNTPSTTTTTTTTTPIPPRRPSTKRYYLRKDHNGHPWEDLPENNPVHPWKTTTTSTTTEIPRRRVYYPDKPRGVGTDYPTRRIHHEERPYPREPDTETPRHVTTPTKVHHHHHHHHHGTHHPITRPPLPRIPNPCDTSYDAITLIRNELFIFKDRYLWRIFENDVQNRPPIEIDRMFFGLPRDFTRIDSVYENKHQKIVFFIGKQYYVFNSQHLEPGYPKPLTHLGLPESIDRIDASLVWSYNNRTYLYSGRLYWRFDEDANHVELDYPRDMSMWKGVGYNIDSAFQNRDGKTYFFKGKGYWRFNDLRMSVDHAEPHPSAHEWMKCQRLPKQREPMVDITTEDQQQVSGTTITARWTAGRTTLLLLLLVLVSLNRTRL, encoded by the exons ATGGTCGAACTGGACGCCGGACAGGTCAGGCGAGTTCTGCACGAAGCATTGGATCTGTGGTCTCAGAATGCAAATCTTACCTTCCGCGAGGTATACAGCAGTGAAGCAGATATCCAGGTTCTATTTGCGCGTCAGTTTCATGGAGATGGTTACAGGTTTGATGGACCGGGTAAAATTCTTGCTCACGCCTTCTACCCAGGAACCGGCATCGGCGGCGATGCCCATTTTGACGAGGAAGAAACCTGGCTCCTCAATGAGCCACTTGGAAGCGATG GTACCCGTCTTTTTGACGTCGCCGTTCACGAGTTCGGCCACTCGCTAGGGTTGGGTCATTCATCCGTGAAAGAAGCGATCATGTTCCCTTGGCACCACGTTTCCTACCGTGGCAAAGACTCCATTCCGGAAGACGATCGATTGGGAATTCAAGGCATCTACGGTCCGAAGAAAAAGACTTACGGTCGCAATCCTGAGCGAAACACTCCTTCAACCACTACTACCACGACCACGACAACCCCTATTCCTCCTCGTCGACCATCCACCAAACGGTACTATCTCCGAAAAGACCACAATGGGCACCCATGGGAAGATCTACCCGAAAACAATCCGGTGCATCCGTGGAAAACTACTACTACAAGCACTACCACCGAGATACCTCGGCGTCGCGTTTACTATCCGGACAAACCACGTGGTGTGGGAACGGATTACCCAACCCGTCGAATCCATCACGAGGAACGACCTTATCCCAGAGAACCAGATACAGAAACACCACGACACGTTACAACACCCACCAAAGTCCACcaccaccatcatcatcaccatcacgGAACGCATCATCCGATCACACGACCACCGCTACCGCGGATTCCGAATCCATGCGATACAAGCTATGATGCCATCACACTGATCCGCAACGAGCTCTTCATTTTCAAGGATCGATACTTATGGCGAATCTTCGAGAATGATGTTCAAAATCGACCTCCGATCGAAATCGATCGAATGTTCTTCGGACTGCCGCGTGACTTCACGAGAATCGACAGTGTGTACGAGAATAAACACCAGAAGATTGTGTTCTTCATAG GAAAGCAATACTACGTGTTCAATTCACAACATCTGGAACCGGGATATCCGAAACCGTTGACACATCTAGGACTTCCGGAAAGCATAGATCGAATCGATGCATCACTCGTCTGGAGCTACAACAACCGAACATATCTGTACAGTGGTCGTCTTTACTGGAG ATTCGATGAAGACGCAAACCACGTCGAGCTGGACTACCCGCGGGACATGTCGATGTGGAAGGGCGTCGGGTACAACATCGATTCGGCATTCCAGAACCGCGACGGCAAAACGTACTTCTTCAAGGGCAAAGGCTACTGGCGGTTCAACGATCTGCGCATGAGCGTCGATCATGCCGAACCACACCCGTCTGCCCACGAGTGGATGAAGTGTCAGCGGTTACCGAAACAGCGGGAACCAATGGTTGACATTACTACCGAAGATCAGCAGCAAGTCAGTGGAACAACCATCACTGCCAGGTGGACTGCGGGAAGGACCAccctactgctgctgctgctagttTTAGTTAGCTTGAATCGAACGCGTCTATAG